A window of Mytilus edulis chromosome 10, xbMytEdul2.2, whole genome shotgun sequence contains these coding sequences:
- the LOC139493157 gene encoding uncharacterized protein → MMCDLLCWITILVLLFSDINSEIYEFDSNGPCCNGTLGYAYYNMPCSSLKCCNSSETVSVSLVNAALGYVFRCTDRSEVKKDCTKRGKLMIDSKVASTKYGTRICCEGLVPKIYFNQPSAALAVECVDYLR, encoded by the exons ATGATGTGTGATTTATTATGTTGGATTACAATTCTAGTTTTATTATTTAGTGATATAAATAGTGAG ATATATGAATTTGATTCCAACGGACCATGTTGTAATGGGACTCTTGGCTATGCTTATTATAATATGCCATGTTCATCATTAAAATGTTGTAACTCAAGCGAAACCGTGTCTGTATCTCTTGTAAATGCTGCCTTAGGATATGTCTTCCGGTGTACG GATAGATCAGAAGTTAAAAAGGACTGTACCAAACGAGGCAAACTAATGATTGACTCAAAAGTGGCTTCAACCAAATATGGCACTCGTATATGTTGTGAAGGATTAGTGCCCAAAATTTATTTCAACCAACCATCTGCTGCCTTGGCTGTTGAATGTGTTGATTATCTTCGGTAG